TTCCAACCGTATATAGCTgtcgcagtacacagtgaaataaaacaacattccAACATTCAGAGAAAAGTTTAATATCACCGTGTACTGCAATATAtcgttgaaatgacaataaaatgccAAAAAGGTTGAGGTTCCCTCCTCAAGTGTACATTTCTGTGCATTTGACTTCAAATTACTTTCCTTGACCAAGGCTTCATCAACATATACAAATAATCTCAAAATCTGATTTATAAATCAGAATATAAATATGAAGTGAAAGCGGTAGCTCAGCGGTTGAGGCCTTGGACTATTGAGGCCTTGGACTACTACTCAATTACTCAGGTCAATAACTTAAatgtaagggtgtctgctaaatgctgtgaatataaaagccacacacacaaaaagacaatgaaaagctttgaaatgtaaatatttatttctcttttacaaACTAAGTCCAAAACCATTCTGGAAACATATCAAATAAACATCTGAATCTGGTCTGAAGTCTTCAGGGAATGAAGAGTAAGTAACATAACTaatcaatatattaaattaaattatattacaattattCCATGAAAGGAAATGATAAGTGAGAGTGAAGTTATCTTGTTATACATAACCTTGTATCATAACATGATTTACATTCAAAGTATCTATGGTACGCTGCAAAAAAACATGATAGATGTTCACACTGGTCCATACGGTGTCAGTCCTTCTTTTTATCTGAGACGGCTGTTGTCCCGTTGGCTGTGCACACGTTTGCATTTCCAGTGCATTCAGTCTGAAGAAAATAGGAAATAACACACCTTAGATGAGATTTAAAATGTGACATCATAACAGTGATATAGAGAGTTCAGTCAGACATGGACTAGTGAAAGAAGCTAAAATTGACACAAGCGATGCTTCTTAAACTTGCTTCAGAATAAGAAACTCCTGAAAgaccttctgttttttttttttttttttcaggaacatGTCAGAGGTATTGCCTGAAAttttaacacaataacaatacaGCACATGTTGAATATGAGTTTactttggttggttggttgttcGTTTGGTTGCCTTTCGTGTTGTTTGTTCCCGTCTCCTGCACAGCCGTTTTGGTCCAGAATCGGTTGATGAATGGGGCGATGAAGGGATAAACGATGGGCTCCAGGAAGCGTTTGTAAACCCACAGGAGGACAGGGATAACGATGCAGGGGATGCACACCATGACTGCTGCTCAAATTTGCActgaagagagaaaaattgAAACCAGGTGGTTAAAACATACTGAAGTATGAAAGAATGACCTGATTTCTTCAATCACATATCTAAAGTTAGAGGATCTTTATCATGGACTCTGACAAGAAGGATATGTTATAATCTTAACCCTTTCACATGTATAGTGTCAAGGCTCGTTAAAAAAGTTTCCTTAATGGTATAACTACTGAGCACGAGcattacgtttacatttacggcatttagcagacacccttatccagagtgacttacaaccaagcaactgagggttaaggggccttgctcaggggcccagcagtggcagcttggtggacctggggttcgaacccatgaccttccgatcagtagcccaacaccttaaccactgagctaccacatccctctaCCATTATGTCGTGCCCACGACTTGTTGACACGTGACTAGATCACGCTACATCGTACCACACAagatactatttaaaaaaaaaaaaaaaacagctccaaatataattttgtaataattattatatatacacagaggTAAGGCTTTTGTCTACGTCTTGCCAAACACTGACAATGTACAGCTTAGTTTATTTATCAATATTATGTGCAAATTATTATGTTGGTGTGTAGAAGCTaacattctgttttgcttattgttcttagacaaaaatgtattaattgctGCTTCTCCTAgagcttttgagccacatgcaccaaaatcggatatgtcgtagaccctggtctaaAGTTTGGGTCTCGGATTGGCCTTTTTTTTGCCAATGacacccattataaactttagaggtttataactcgtcAAGCTTTCAATCTATCTACACTGAACTCGGCCAGcttctttagggtgatactctggacTAAGGTTTAAAGTGGTGTACTATCTGGCCTTTCGGTTTTCCTGcagccccaaaatatgcaaaatcaaaaaaactttccacaacattgacatgtgacgtatcaaaacactcagaacaattaGAGGAACTTCCTCGCGGGTATTCGGATGATATCACATGCTCGTATCCGCTCTCCTCCTAAGTATTGGCACGCTAGCATaccggcctttgtgaatacttgctcCGACAAGCCAACATCAACGTTTGtcatgacgaactttacaaatctagttattattattattattattattattattattatttccggtacttccagtaccgggtctcaaagtggccttttttcccccatagactcccattataaactttggaggtttataactcggcaagctttcgaattatctacaccaaactcgtccagctcctttagggtgatactctgaacaaacttttaaattggtgtaccgactggccttccggttgtgccgcagcctcGCCCCAATATATGCagaatcaaaaaactttttacaacatggacatttgacatatcaaaacactcagaacaattagaggaacttcctcacgtgcaTGCagcattcacattttcttcaggaaatgtacgttctagttattagggcctgagcacggaaaggtgcgaagccctattgtttttgctctggtttattattcattcattcattcatcttctaccgcttatctgaactacctcgggtcacggggagcctgtgcctatctcaggcatcattgggcatcaaggcaggatacaccctggacggagtgccaacccatcgcagggcacacacacacactcattcactcacgcaatcacacactacggacaattttccagagatgccaatcaacctaccatgcatgtctttggactgggggaggaaaccggagtacccggaggaaacccccgaggcacggggagaacatgcaaactccacacacacaaggcggaggcgggaatcgaaccccgaccctggaggtgtgaggcgaacgtgctaaccactaagccaccgttacCCCCCcgggtttattatttatttatttatttttattttttgcacacattggccaattggggtcccttaacatgctcgaaaactcttgaaatttggcacgtCAGAGTCGTGCGACACTAGGCTCGGGtaaaggctggaatacgggcgtggcaggggggctctgtagcgccccctgtaatgcaaaaacaaacattggtgcacagatcgggcaattatgtacgcacatgtacgagagttggtacgcatatagatctcatcgacccgaaaaactttcgcgctctaaactatgagctccggccaacaggaagtcggccattttggattgttttataagtgcatgtggtgaacttttaaatactcctcctagggaattcatgcaaTTGACATCAAAAGtgatgaacatgatgccgagacattgcacttgctaaattgcgaagggatttttgatgtctcgaacggtgctgccatggtgaggcgacaaagttaaggcgaattcagagaaacaggaagtgtctaatatctaatgcaaaaaatgtcttattgtgatgacacgcggtgtgtatgttcggccaaggattccgatcgcatcgatgtgcttattgtgagtcccgggtatagcgccaccaacaggccccaggaagtgtgtcagtcacaaaggtggattttttgacagctgcatgcggtaaacttttaaatactcctcctaggggattcatgcaattgagaccagacttggccaccatgatgcAGAGATATTGAAGATGCGagattgcgaacggatttttgatatctcaaacactgttgccatggcatcgtgtcaaattttacttttatttcaggcatatttaaggcttttggcgtgcttagattaacttgaaatctgacacatacatcacatttgtcggctgttaagtgtggacaaaaaggtcagacaaaggtgtgtctcttaagtggctcactagcgcccccgtttgtctaaaatgtggggtttcatttacctacagtccccaaatgggtcagtaacaacataaaataatccACTGATATTTAACaaacttgatgcacttgcccaccgtgcatgttttctgggaggcaccgtatagcgataaaaaaccgtgcgagggcccgccatcgctgctggcagctatattttttattattataaccgTTGTTTCTTATGTTTATGCTTCTTCTCTGTTATTACTATGCACCAAAACACCGAGACAATGTCCTATACATCTAAACCCTACGGTACCTGGAAATAAACCCGATTCTCATTCTGATGCTGATATTATTTCATTTGCTGACCACGAatcagccccgcccccaaaataaacaaattaccacaacatggacatgtgacatatcaaaacactcagaacaataaggGGGAACTACGTCACGGGTGTTCGGGTGACGTCACTTGCTCGtatccgctcgcctccaaaagtattagCATACCGGCCTTCGGGAATACTTGCTCCTACAAGCCAAcatttacaaatctagttaacaTTATAATTAACATTCTCTGCCATAAAATACTCACAAATGATCTTTATTTCCTACCTGCTCTTATTCTTTGCACTCTGTATGAAACGTGTTATATAACTACAATCTCTTACCATGTTGTCTTTAAAGTGTTAATGAACAGAATGAAAGTCACTGAGGCTAAACACATTTCTAGAACATTCTGACTCAGACTTAAACGtgtctatatttatattaatccaGCAACAGACAATTAAATCAAACATTCCCTTTTGCGTCTATTAAAATATAGAAGATATAAAGGTATAAATCTTTTCTACGAAATTGTCACCAGGTTTGTAAACATTAGCCAACAAGCTAACAACAACAAACCGGTCTGTCATCCGCGCCTGTGCAAAAAACCTCAACAGAACCAAAGGAACAGAACGGGGACTCGTTCGACTCACCGATGATtcccttctttatttcttttctttctttctttcttttctttctcttgtcagGAGTGTTTACGTTGTTAGTGACGCCAATGAATTTCCTTGTGGAAAAGAAACGTATCATAATCATCAGCGCCACCTAGTGGACCGGAGGACACACAGTAAGCCGTCAGGTTTAATGCTAATCAATTAGTTTTAGCTAAGAAAACAATTATCTAATAAGGAAAAATATAtagctaataaaataaaatctgataaatatgttttctgttttgggtttatttatttatttgtttattttgtagctGTCTACAAAATACATAAATTTGCATAAGTTTGTATACATTTTCCCATCGAAGTTTTTTCAACTGTGACCAACAAATAAACTTGTTTTTGCAGTTCCACATCACCATTCTTATGATTTCACTCTGATAAActtgtgacaaactttgatgtttgCTTGTCGGAGCATGTATTCACGATGGCCGGtatgctagggtgccaatactttggaGGAGCGTGGATACGAGCATGTGATGACATCCGAATACCTGCGAGGAAGTTCCTCTAATTGTTGAGTGAGTATTTTGAGACGTCACATGTCATtgttgtggaaagtttttttgattttgcatattttggggggaCCGAAAGGCCAGatagtacaccaatttaaacctttgtccaGAGTATCATCCTAAAGAAGCTGGCCGAGTTCGGTGTAGATAGatcgaaagcttgccaagttataaaacTCTATGGCAAAAAAGGCCATTCTGAGACCCGGTACTGTAAGTACCAGAACTCGGATTGCTTAGAAAACTAAAAGCAAGTAAcatcagaccagggtctacgacgtATCCGATTTTGGTGCGTGTGGCTCAAAAGCTCTAGGAGGAtcaaattaatacatttttgtctaagaagaataagcaaaacagaatgttggcttctacacgccaacataataatgtatataaacataaagatttacaaaaaaaacaagcaattggATGTTAACAAGAATAGAGACATGAATTGTGCACTAATGCAGGATGTGAAAAGTGGCCAGTGCAAGTATACAATTAGAGATGTTACATATATTAcgattgaaagaaaaaaataactgtcCGTTATACAGTAGGATATACTGTTTATCAGTGAACTATTGATGAACTCTTTATCGTAGAATCCACATCGTTTCAGTAGGTGCTTGAGAAACCTGTTTAAAAGCTGAAGAGAAACTGTACCTtacaacatgacaaaaacataccagtaatTCCACCAAGGACTGGCTGAAAAGTTCCTGTGTGGtgatttaaaatggactgtgcatgcaagaaacccctcaaacatcacacgcctgaaagaattctgcattgacgagtgggggaaactttcttccagttgatgtcagaaactggtagatggaTACAAGAAATGTCTCACAGAGcttatttcagccaaagggggaAACACTAGCTATTATGGCACAGGGTGTCCTAACTTTTTCCTCAGGTGAAatactcattttttttaataagtgatttttgataaatttttttttgataatttttttttcctagcaaTAAtatcactttcatctacaggtacaaattaaaacaagatcagaaattgacgtgttgacatttcttaataaagaattttttgtgcaaattaaagaatatttaatggggtgtcctaatttttttttttacatcaccttactgtatgtatgaatttttctgtttattttatttgcatgaaTTTGGTGGTAATTTGGGGTTTCCAGCATCGGTTTATGCTTTGCATTGCAACTGGCTGTTACGACCTTGACTGGTCCTATTAAtcctaataataaactaattattCATAGGCAGCACTGTGAGGTCAGAACCGGTGGAAATTTTGTATGAATGCGTCATCTGCACATGTACGTCAAACTAAGTGTCTTACCTTAGACACAAAGGACGTCTGTCTACACGGTGAAGGGAAAAGGATTTTACATTTTGACTCGTGACTCAAGAttgattttcagttttttttcttgacaaACAGGCCATGAGTTAAAGGATCCTCCATGCAGAAGGAAAACAACTCTTTAGGGTCCgtcaaaaacatttctttccaaGAGTGTACACTACACCTCATAAGGAAACATAAACactaattatattaataattcaaATAGTATAATTccaataataacaatcatttccaacagatttaattttatttatattggatgtatgacacacacagtggcttatcaaatatacaaaatattgtaTAGACATTTCTACAATTTGAAATGCAGGGCTTGTATTATATGGCACATTAGGCAAAAAACATTCcgaaataaactttaataaatctgCTAACATCAAGAATTGTACAAATGTGGCacaatttagaatttttaatcACATTATAAATATGGTTTGAACCAGAACTTGATAATTACGGATAGTTTTAATAgagtaaaaaggaaaaagtagACATAAAAATGGTCAATATGAGAATGTGAAtacaggtttttgtttttttccccatttaaatagaatttttgaTTGCAATGCAGTTGTTTAATAATTCCACACTCATGCTAAAATCTGAAAAACAGTTTACTCTGCATACTATTAAAAAATTGGCAAGggattttaatgtttgtttggcTCAATAGCGCCAAAGAATAtgaaaagaaattattatttacacgACTCTGATGGCGTTCGGGTCATTTCGAACCTGAGATAATAGCTGGTGATTGTAAATTTCAACCAAAATAgggtttattttacacattagaTGTTCAATTCTGTCATTTCTATACAAACACACCTGCCGTCAGGAGAATCGCCAAACACGAGAAGTCTGTTATGATCAATTCTGTTCACattgagaagaaaaaacatctaataatacaaatttaatgataaaagtaaatgtattgCCATAAAATCTAAAAGTAAAATCTGAGTTAATTGGAAACACCAGTGTTAAGTATTATAAAGTAACAGAACAGGGGCTTTAAGGAACGGAACGCAATGCAAATgaatataacatttaattagCAATGAtgatacacacattaacataaatTAACACTGGGTGCTTTTAGTGCAACATGACTACATAgtatgtgttaatatttaattcaaCAGAAACAGGTTTAGAAAAGCAGCTAAAATATACACAGTAACAATAGtctgaaatctgaaatgttAGCATGACCTTACTATTCCAATAAAAACATCGACTTTCATTTGGTACAGCGGATTTACTGCAGATACCAACACGATCAATCAAGCCAGCATCTTCGTCAGACAAAAGAATACAGCAAAacggaaaaaaacaaaacaaaacaaaacaaaaaacaagacgGAATTAAATGATAGTtaattcctcttttttcttttgttcaaacatttgaaaaaaaagacaaaatagtAACACAAAATGCGAAAAAAACGCAATCCGTCTCGCTTCCTTATTCCCACGTGATATTGTGGTTGAAATACATGATATGTGACCAGACTCATACGTAACAATGCTCAGTGCATTTGAAAATGAATGGCTCATAATCTGCTCATAAGAAGATCTGAAAGATTAAAATCACTACTAAAAAATGACCGCCGACTCAActaatactttttaaaaaaaaacaaacaaaaaaaaaaaaaaacaagctcatATGATTAAACTCTGAATATTTAGATTATTACAAGATTGGAGCACGTGTCATCTTTTAACAGAGCGTTAACTGTTGTGGTCTTTTGAAGTTTGTATTCAGAATTGTTAACTAAAAATACACAACATCAGCATACAGGCCTCAGCTACACAAAAGTTATTTGAGAATTATGCATGTGGGGAATAGTTTGAGTAAAACATCGATGTGTCTCGGTTGTGCATGATTTCTTCTTGTTTGTTATCGACTCAAGTGAGTAACGATTTAAATCCTGTACCAGTCTGTCATACTGAAATGTATGTTCTGGACACTTAAACAGCACTTGACAGAAACAGTGACAGAAAATACAAACTCTcgaaatgtaaaaaattacagtaataaactgcaTACATCTGTTCCACATTATTGAAATgagtttgtttttatacatattacACAGTCGGTGACCATCATTCTTCAAAACCCTGAATAAAATCTAAGCTCTCACTTGAACCGAGGGCCGGAAACCAGGTTTGCTGGTGTTTTGCCACAGCCGCAGTACTACTGCGCTATTTTAATACACATCtaggttgaagacctacttcttcatgaaatacttgaactagaaCTTTTTCccctgtatgtatatatatatatatatatatatatatatatatatatatatatatatatatatatataaaaaaaaactctgaacaGTGTCTGCCGaacgctgtaaatgtaaatctaatcGGTTTACGTTCATCGTACATGAACTGGTTCTATAATTCAATCTGGTAATTAGAAACTCAAAAAAGGTTGAAATAAAGTTTAGTTGCAGCAATAAAATCACCtctaaaaattttttttgagaatcttttttttttttaatctaaacgTAATACATACTACGTTCTCTTAAATCTGACTGACCACATATTCTATTGTTTTAATGTGAGACATGATTAATGATGAATAGATTTGGCCCTTTAAACCAAGGACACAGAGGGAGACAGCGACGTATCTGTTCTTTATGGGAAATCgcatgaatgaacaaaaataaaggcaaTATTGTGTTCATTTGAAAAATCATCACAGCAAATGAAAAGTGTGATAAAAATAGATTACGATTTTTATGGCAATCGTCTGCGGTCTTTAATCAGAAGCCCACTGTGGCCACTAAAGGCTGCTTAAAACGCAGGCgtgaacatcacacacagaagcCCAGAAAATTGATTTTAGCATCTGCGTAAATTGtcactgaaacattttctcctacattaacactgacaTTTATTCTGGACTTCAGGACTTTATTCTGGACTAACAACTGATACCGAATCTGATTAGTTTAGTCCTCCGTTTAACCCTAACATGCTTCTCACTTTACTGGAATTGAGCTTATTTTTGAATAATGATGAAATCTAAAGTTCACAAAAGTGGATTCAGTCTTTTGGATGCGACTGTAAGGCACAAAAGCAGCCACATTGTTACAGTAGCAACTGCTGCATCCCTGTACTGAGAAATAACAGTCTGAAAAAATAGGAATTTTCCATTAAAAATCTCTCTCCAACTCCATTGACCTCTGAAACTGAAATGTTTGCCTGACATGAAATACCCTGCCAGGTGCTTCAGCAActcattaaacaaaatatttcaatTCAGTCCAAGACACtggactctcactcactcactcactcacacactcactcacagaaacacacctaaacacacacactcattcattcattcagggCTCCATGGTCATCCTGAGTGGAAGCCTGTTGATGTCACATTTACAACTTGAATAAGTtgatagtttaaaaaaaaaaaacagcatttttagGAACACCAGAATTTGTATGATACTCcctctcatactctctctctctcacacacacacacacacacacacacacacacacacacacacacatcctgttcAAGACTTCTCCACAGGCGTCATGCCGATGAAAGCGCCGTTCTTCCCGACCGAGTCTTCATCTTTAGTGGTGACAGGAGAGTACGATGTTTCTGTCTTTGAGGAGTCCTACATGAAAACGAATAAAGTGgaagaatattatttattttaatttaatcacaCTGTTAGATGcacatacaaaaatatatagttatacaaataataattttgtaacAAGTCCATTGGTGGTTTTTGTTCTCAGCTCTgttgctgattggtcagaaagttttcattcattttccataCCAGCATCCAGATTACTGCACCAGCTACATGATTTATAAGTGCACTCGTTCTAACACGGTACTGATTCTATAGTAACGTCTTCAACACGGCATTGTATCTCTGACAGACCACATAAAAGTAAGAATATGAAGATTTCAGTGAGAAGATTTTGTAAATTCGATGCCAGAGCGTTATGGGttgtgtgggatgtggtagcctagtggttaaggtgttggatcgGTAGGTCTTGAGTTctattggtcagaaggttatgagttcaaatcccaggtccaccaatgtttcactgctgggcccctgagcaaggcccataaccctcaatttctcagatGTACAATTTGaactaaaaatgtaagtcactccagataagagtgtctgttaatgttgtatatgtgtgtattcacCCTATCACTAGCATCATGTGAAGCAGCTTTAGcaaaacaaaagctttaaaacatttaggaaaaaaaaacccccagaTCCATTAGTTCTTTAAAAACCCTTAGCCAGGTGAACAcaaggtttgtgtgtgagtgtgtggtgtgtgtgcatcaacttaaaatgcacattaaataaattttaataattaaaaattaaaagtaactgtgggggcacggtggcttagtggttagcacgttcgcctcacacctccagggttgggagttcgattcccgcctccgccttgtgtgtgtggagtttgcatgttctccccgtgcctcggggtttcctccgggtact
This genomic interval from Tachysurus vachellii isolate PV-2020 chromosome 17, HZAU_Pvac_v1, whole genome shotgun sequence contains the following:
- the LOC132860372 gene encoding UPF0729 protein C18orf32 homolog, with product MVCIPCIVIPVLLWVYKRFLEPIVYPFIAPFINRFWTKTAVQETGTNNTKGNQTNNQPTKTECTGNANVCTANGTTAVSDKKKD